One genomic region from Balaenoptera acutorostrata chromosome 1, mBalAcu1.1, whole genome shotgun sequence encodes:
- the LOC103007992 gene encoding cyclin-dependent kinase 11B isoform X1, with protein MGDEKDSWKVKTLDEILQEKKRRKEQEEKAEIKRLKNSDDRDSKRDSLEEGELRDHRMEITIRNSPYRREDSMEDRGEEDDSLAIKPPQQMSRKEKAHHRKDEKRKEKRRHRSHSAEGGKHARVKEKEREHERRKRHREEQDKARREWERQKRRELAREHSRRERDRLEQLERKRERERKLREQQKEQREQKERERRAEERRKEREARREVSAHHRTAREDYGDKVKASHWSRSPLRPPRERFELGDSRKPVKEEKVEERDLLSDLQDISDSERKTSSAESSSAESGSGSEEEEEEEEEEEEEEGSSSEESEGEEEEEEEEEETGSNSEDASAQSAEEVSEEEMSEEEERENENHVLVVPESRFDRDSGESEEGEEEVGEGTPQSSALTEGDFVPDSPALSPIELKQELPKYLPALQGCRSVEEFQCLNRIEEGTYGVVYRAKDKKTDEIVALKRLKMEKEKEGFPITSLREINTILKAQHPNIVTVREIVVGSNMDKIYIVMNYVEHDLKSLMETMKQPFLPGEVKTLMIQLLRGVKHLHDNWILHRDLKTSNLLLSHAGILKVGDFGLAREYGSPLKAYTPVVVTLWYRAPELLLGAKEYSTAVDMWSVGCIFGELLTQKPLFPGKSEIDQINKVFKDLGTPSEKIWPGYNDLPAVKKMTFTEYPYNNLRKRFGALLSDQGFDLMNKFLTYFPGRRVSAEDGLKHEYFRETPLPIDPSMFPTWPAKSEQQRVKRGTSPRPPEGGLGYSQLGDDDLKETGFHLTTTNQGASAAGPGFSLKF; from the exons ATGGGTGATGAAAAGGACTCTTGGAAAGTGAAAACTTTAGATGAAATTCTTCAGGAAAAGAAACGACGGAAGGAACAAGAGGAGAAAGCAGAGATAAAACGCTTAAAAAAC TCTGATGACCGGGATTCCAAGCGGGATTCCCTTGAGGAGGGGGAGCTGAGGGACCACCGCATGGAGATAACGATAAGGAACTCGCCGTATAGAAGAGAGGACTCCATGGAAGACAG AGGAGAGGAAGATGATTCTTTGGCTATCAAACCACCCCAGCAGATGTCTCGGAAAGAAAAAGCTCATCACAGGAAAGacgaaaagaggaaagagaaacgcAGGCATCGTAGTCATTCCGCAGAAGGGG GGAAGCATGCCAGagtgaaggagaaggagagagagcacGAGCGTCGGAAGCGGCACCGAGAGGAGCAGGACAAGGCCCGCCGCGAGTGGGAGCGACAGAAGAGGAGGGAGCTGGCGCGGGAGCACTCCCGGAGGGAGAG GGACCGCCTGGAGCAGTTAGAAAGGAAGCGAGAGCGGGAGCGCAAGCTGCGGGAGCAGCAGAAGGAGCAGAGGGAGCAGAAGGAGCGGGAGCGGCGGGCCGAGGAGCGGCGCAAGGAGCGCGAGGCCCGGCGGGAag TGTCTGCACATCACCGGACAGCGAGAGAGGACTATGGCGACAAGGTGAAAGCCAGCCACTGGAGTCGGAGTCCACTCCGGCCGCCTCGAGAGAGGTTTGAGCTGGGGGACAGCCGGAAGCCAG taaaagaagagaaagtggagGAGAGAGACCTGCTGTCCGACCTGCAGGACATCAGCGACAGCGAGAGGAAGACCAGCTCAGCTGAGTCCTCGTCAG CGGAATCAGGGTCAGGttccgaggaggaggaggaggaggaggaggaggaggaggaggaagaggggagcagCAGCGAAGAGtcggagggggaggaggaagaggaggaggaggaggaggagaccggGAGCAACTCCGAGGACGCGTCCGCACAGTCAGCCG AGGAAGTGAGTGAAGAAGAAATGAGTGAAGAGGAGGAGCGAGAAAATGAAAACCACGTCCTGGTTG TTCCAGAGTCACGATTTGACCGCGATTCTGGAGAGAGCgaagagggggaagaggaggtgggCGAGGGCACCCCCCAGAGCAGCGCCCTCACCGAGGGGGACTTCGTGCCCGACTCCCCAGCCCTGTCACCCATCGAGCTCAAACAGGAGCTGCCCAAGTACCTGCCAGCCCTGCAG GGCTGTCGGAGTGTGGAGGAATTCCAGTGCCTGAACAGGATCGAAGAAGGCACTTACGGGGTGGTGTACAGAGCTAAGGACAAGAAAACAG ATGAAATCGTGGCTCTGAAGCGGCTGAaaatggagaaggagaaggagggctTCCCGATTACATCGCTGAGGGAGATCAACACCATCCTCAAGGCGCAGCACCCCAACATCGTCACCGTCAGG GAAATCGTCGTGGGCAGCAACATGGACAAGATCTACATCGTGATGAACTACGTGGAGCACGACCTCAAGAGCCTCATGGAAACCATGAAGCAGCCTTTCCTGCCAG GGGAGGTGAAGACCCTGATGATCCAGCTGCTGCGTGGGGTGAAGCACCTGCACGACAACTGGATCCTGCACCGAGACCTCAAGACGTCCAACCTGCTGCTGAGCCACGCTGGCATCCTCAAG GTGGGGGACTTCGGGCTGGCGCGGGAGTATGGGTCCCCTCTGAAGGCCTACACCCCGGTGGTCGTGACCTTGTGGTACCGTGCCCCCGAGCTGCTGCTCGGCGCCAAG GAGTACTCCACGGCCGTGGACATGTGGTCGGTGGGCTGCATCTTTGGGGAGCTGCTGACTCAGAAGCCGCTGTTCCCTGGGAAGTCGGAAATCGATCAAATCAACAAAGTGTTCAAG GACCTGGGGACCCCCAGTGAGAAAATCTGGCCCGGCTACAACGACCTCCCCGCCGTCAAGAAGATGACCTTCACCGAGTACCCGTATAACAACCTCCGCAAGCGCTTCGGGGCTCTGCTCTCAGATCAGGGCTTCGACCTCATGAACAA GTTTCTGACCTACTTCCCTGGAAGGAGGGTCAGCGCAGAGGACGGCCTCAAGCACGAGTATTTCCGCGAGACCCCCCTCCCCATCGACCCCTCCATGTTCCCCACATGGCCCGCCAAGAGCGAACAGCAGAGGGTGAAGCGGGGCACCAGCCCCCGGCCACCAGAGGGAGGCCTGGGCTACAGCCAGCTG GGTGACGACGACCTGAAGGAGACAGGCTTCCACCTCACAACCACGAACCAGGGGGCCTCAGCCGCGGGCCCAGGCTTCAGCCTCAAGTTCTGA
- the LOC103007992 gene encoding cyclin-dependent kinase 11B isoform X3 produces MGDEKDSWKVKTLDEILQEKKRRKEQEEKAEIKRLKNSDDRDSKRDSLEEGELRDHRMEITIRNSPYRREDSMEDRGEEDDSLAIKPPQQMSRKEKAHHRKDEKRKEKRRHRSHSAEGGKHARVKEKEREHERRKRHREEQDKARREWERQKRRELAREHSRRERDRLEQLERKRERERKLREQQKEQREQKERERRAEERRKEREARREVSAHHRTAREDYGDKVKASHWSRSPLRPPRERFELGDSRKPVKEEKVEERDLLSDLQDISDSERKTSSAESSSAESGSGSEEEEEEEEEEEEEEGSSSEESEGEEEEEEEEEETGSNSEDASAQSAEEVSEEEMSEEEERENENHVLGCRSVEEFQCLNRIEEGTYGVVYRAKDKKTDEIVALKRLKMEKEKEGFPITSLREINTILKAQHPNIVTVREIVVGSNMDKIYIVMNYVEHDLKSLMETMKQPFLPGEVKTLMIQLLRGVKHLHDNWILHRDLKTSNLLLSHAGILKVGDFGLAREYGSPLKAYTPVVVTLWYRAPELLLGAKEYSTAVDMWSVGCIFGELLTQKPLFPGKSEIDQINKVFKDLGTPSEKIWPGYNDLPAVKKMTFTEYPYNNLRKRFGALLSDQGFDLMNKFLTYFPGRRVSAEDGLKHEYFRETPLPIDPSMFPTWPAKSEQQRVKRGTSPRPPEGGLGYSQLGDDDLKETGFHLTTTNQGASAAGPGFSLKF; encoded by the exons ATGGGTGATGAAAAGGACTCTTGGAAAGTGAAAACTTTAGATGAAATTCTTCAGGAAAAGAAACGACGGAAGGAACAAGAGGAGAAAGCAGAGATAAAACGCTTAAAAAAC TCTGATGACCGGGATTCCAAGCGGGATTCCCTTGAGGAGGGGGAGCTGAGGGACCACCGCATGGAGATAACGATAAGGAACTCGCCGTATAGAAGAGAGGACTCCATGGAAGACAG AGGAGAGGAAGATGATTCTTTGGCTATCAAACCACCCCAGCAGATGTCTCGGAAAGAAAAAGCTCATCACAGGAAAGacgaaaagaggaaagagaaacgcAGGCATCGTAGTCATTCCGCAGAAGGGG GGAAGCATGCCAGagtgaaggagaaggagagagagcacGAGCGTCGGAAGCGGCACCGAGAGGAGCAGGACAAGGCCCGCCGCGAGTGGGAGCGACAGAAGAGGAGGGAGCTGGCGCGGGAGCACTCCCGGAGGGAGAG GGACCGCCTGGAGCAGTTAGAAAGGAAGCGAGAGCGGGAGCGCAAGCTGCGGGAGCAGCAGAAGGAGCAGAGGGAGCAGAAGGAGCGGGAGCGGCGGGCCGAGGAGCGGCGCAAGGAGCGCGAGGCCCGGCGGGAag TGTCTGCACATCACCGGACAGCGAGAGAGGACTATGGCGACAAGGTGAAAGCCAGCCACTGGAGTCGGAGTCCACTCCGGCCGCCTCGAGAGAGGTTTGAGCTGGGGGACAGCCGGAAGCCAG taaaagaagagaaagtggagGAGAGAGACCTGCTGTCCGACCTGCAGGACATCAGCGACAGCGAGAGGAAGACCAGCTCAGCTGAGTCCTCGTCAG CGGAATCAGGGTCAGGttccgaggaggaggaggaggaggaggaggaggaggaggaggaagaggggagcagCAGCGAAGAGtcggagggggaggaggaagaggaggaggaggaggaggagaccggGAGCAACTCCGAGGACGCGTCCGCACAGTCAGCCG AGGAAGTGAGTGAAGAAGAAATGAGTGAAGAGGAGGAGCGAGAAAATGAAAACCACGTCCTG GGCTGTCGGAGTGTGGAGGAATTCCAGTGCCTGAACAGGATCGAAGAAGGCACTTACGGGGTGGTGTACAGAGCTAAGGACAAGAAAACAG ATGAAATCGTGGCTCTGAAGCGGCTGAaaatggagaaggagaaggagggctTCCCGATTACATCGCTGAGGGAGATCAACACCATCCTCAAGGCGCAGCACCCCAACATCGTCACCGTCAGG GAAATCGTCGTGGGCAGCAACATGGACAAGATCTACATCGTGATGAACTACGTGGAGCACGACCTCAAGAGCCTCATGGAAACCATGAAGCAGCCTTTCCTGCCAG GGGAGGTGAAGACCCTGATGATCCAGCTGCTGCGTGGGGTGAAGCACCTGCACGACAACTGGATCCTGCACCGAGACCTCAAGACGTCCAACCTGCTGCTGAGCCACGCTGGCATCCTCAAG GTGGGGGACTTCGGGCTGGCGCGGGAGTATGGGTCCCCTCTGAAGGCCTACACCCCGGTGGTCGTGACCTTGTGGTACCGTGCCCCCGAGCTGCTGCTCGGCGCCAAG GAGTACTCCACGGCCGTGGACATGTGGTCGGTGGGCTGCATCTTTGGGGAGCTGCTGACTCAGAAGCCGCTGTTCCCTGGGAAGTCGGAAATCGATCAAATCAACAAAGTGTTCAAG GACCTGGGGACCCCCAGTGAGAAAATCTGGCCCGGCTACAACGACCTCCCCGCCGTCAAGAAGATGACCTTCACCGAGTACCCGTATAACAACCTCCGCAAGCGCTTCGGGGCTCTGCTCTCAGATCAGGGCTTCGACCTCATGAACAA GTTTCTGACCTACTTCCCTGGAAGGAGGGTCAGCGCAGAGGACGGCCTCAAGCACGAGTATTTCCGCGAGACCCCCCTCCCCATCGACCCCTCCATGTTCCCCACATGGCCCGCCAAGAGCGAACAGCAGAGGGTGAAGCGGGGCACCAGCCCCCGGCCACCAGAGGGAGGCCTGGGCTACAGCCAGCTG GGTGACGACGACCTGAAGGAGACAGGCTTCCACCTCACAACCACGAACCAGGGGGCCTCAGCCGCGGGCCCAGGCTTCAGCCTCAAGTTCTGA
- the MMP23B gene encoding matrix metalloproteinase-23: protein MGRGACIPSAASGAHDRARLLGAVLGALCLLPTLVLLARPGALGNRPVESAAQGDAVPATAGVLATPSLGPPHPPAPRRRRYTLTPTRLRWDHFNLTYRILSFPRNLLSPSETRRGLAAAFRMWSDVSPFSFREVAPEQPSDFRIGFYPVNHTDCLVSPTHHCFDGPTGELAHAFFPPHGGIHFDDSEYWVLGPTRYSWKKGVWLTDLVHVAAHEIGHALGLMHSQHGRALMHLNATLRGWKALSQDELWGLHRLYGCLDRLFVCASWARRGFCDARQRLMKRLCPSSCDFCYEFPFPTVAATAPPPRTKTRLVPEGRNVTFRCGQKILHKKGKVYWYKDQEPLEFSYPGYLALGGAHLSIIANAINEGTYTCVVRRRQRVLSTYSWRVRLRS from the exons ATGGGCCGCGGGGCCTGCATCCCCTCAGCGGCGTCGGGGGCCCACGACCGGGCCCGCCTGCTCGGAGCCGTGCTGGGCGCGCTGTGCCTCCTCCCCACGCTCGTGCTGCTGGCCCGGCCGGGGGCCCTGGGGAACCGGCCCGTGGAGAGCGCAGCGCAG GGAGACGCTGTGCCCGCGACCGCGGGTGTGCTCGCCACCCCAAGCCTTGGCCCGCCGCACCCCCCGGCGCCCCGCAGACGCCGCTACACGCTGACCCCGACCCGGCTGCGCTGGGACCACTTCAACCTCACATACAG GATCCTCTCTTTCCCGAGGAACCTGCTCAGCCCCAGCGAGACCCGGCGGGGCCTGGCCGCCGCCTTCCGCATGTGGAGTGACGTGTCCCCCTTCAGCTTCCGCGAGGTGGCCCCTGAGCAGCCCAGCGACTTCCGCATAG GCTTCTACCCGGTCAACCACACGGACTGCCTGGTCTCCCCGACGCACCACTGCTTCGACGGCCCCACGGGCGAGCTGGCCCACGCCTTCTTCCCCCCGCACGGCGGCATCCACTTTGACGACAGCGAGTACTGGGTCCTGGGCCCCACACGCTACAGCTGGAAGAAAG GCGTGTGGCTCACCGACCTGGTGCACGTGGCGGCCCACGAGATCGGCCACGCGCTGGGCCTGATGCACTCCCAGCACGGCCGGGCGCTCATGCACCTCAACGCCACGCTGCGTGGCTGGAAGGCGCTGTCGCAGGACGAGCTGTGGGGGCTGCACCGGCTCTACG GCTGCCTGGACCGGCTGTTCGTGTGCGCGTCCTGGGCGCGGAGGGGTTTCTGCGACGCCCGCCAGAGGCTCATGAAGAGGCTGTGTCCCAGCAGCTGCGACTTCTGCTACG AGTTCCCCTTCCCCACCGTGGCTGCCACCGCGCCGCCCCCCAGGACCAAAACCCGGCTGGTGCCCGAGGGCAGGAATGTGACCTTCCGCTGCGGCCAGAAGATCCTCCACAAGAAAGGCAAAGTGTA CTGGTACAAGGACCAGGAGCCCCTGGAGTTCTCCTACCCCGGCTACCTGGCGCTGGGCGGCGCGCACCTGAGCATCATCGCCAACGCCATCAACGAGGGCACCTACACGTGCGTGGTGCGCCGGCGGCAGCGCGTGCTCAGCACCTACTCCTGGCGCGTCCGCCTGCGGAGCTGA
- the LOC103007992 gene encoding cyclin-dependent kinase 11B isoform X2 gives MSQSDDRDSKRDSLEEGELRDHRMEITIRNSPYRREDSMEDRGEEDDSLAIKPPQQMSRKEKAHHRKDEKRKEKRRHRSHSAEGGKHARVKEKEREHERRKRHREEQDKARREWERQKRRELAREHSRRERDRLEQLERKRERERKLREQQKEQREQKERERRAEERRKEREARREVSAHHRTAREDYGDKVKASHWSRSPLRPPRERFELGDSRKPVKEEKVEERDLLSDLQDISDSERKTSSAESSSAESGSGSEEEEEEEEEEEEEEGSSSEESEGEEEEEEEEEETGSNSEDASAQSAEEVSEEEMSEEEERENENHVLVVPESRFDRDSGESEEGEEEVGEGTPQSSALTEGDFVPDSPALSPIELKQELPKYLPALQGCRSVEEFQCLNRIEEGTYGVVYRAKDKKTDEIVALKRLKMEKEKEGFPITSLREINTILKAQHPNIVTVREIVVGSNMDKIYIVMNYVEHDLKSLMETMKQPFLPGEVKTLMIQLLRGVKHLHDNWILHRDLKTSNLLLSHAGILKVGDFGLAREYGSPLKAYTPVVVTLWYRAPELLLGAKEYSTAVDMWSVGCIFGELLTQKPLFPGKSEIDQINKVFKDLGTPSEKIWPGYNDLPAVKKMTFTEYPYNNLRKRFGALLSDQGFDLMNKFLTYFPGRRVSAEDGLKHEYFRETPLPIDPSMFPTWPAKSEQQRVKRGTSPRPPEGGLGYSQLGDDDLKETGFHLTTTNQGASAAGPGFSLKF, from the exons ATGTCGCAG TCTGATGACCGGGATTCCAAGCGGGATTCCCTTGAGGAGGGGGAGCTGAGGGACCACCGCATGGAGATAACGATAAGGAACTCGCCGTATAGAAGAGAGGACTCCATGGAAGACAG AGGAGAGGAAGATGATTCTTTGGCTATCAAACCACCCCAGCAGATGTCTCGGAAAGAAAAAGCTCATCACAGGAAAGacgaaaagaggaaagagaaacgcAGGCATCGTAGTCATTCCGCAGAAGGGG GGAAGCATGCCAGagtgaaggagaaggagagagagcacGAGCGTCGGAAGCGGCACCGAGAGGAGCAGGACAAGGCCCGCCGCGAGTGGGAGCGACAGAAGAGGAGGGAGCTGGCGCGGGAGCACTCCCGGAGGGAGAG GGACCGCCTGGAGCAGTTAGAAAGGAAGCGAGAGCGGGAGCGCAAGCTGCGGGAGCAGCAGAAGGAGCAGAGGGAGCAGAAGGAGCGGGAGCGGCGGGCCGAGGAGCGGCGCAAGGAGCGCGAGGCCCGGCGGGAag TGTCTGCACATCACCGGACAGCGAGAGAGGACTATGGCGACAAGGTGAAAGCCAGCCACTGGAGTCGGAGTCCACTCCGGCCGCCTCGAGAGAGGTTTGAGCTGGGGGACAGCCGGAAGCCAG taaaagaagagaaagtggagGAGAGAGACCTGCTGTCCGACCTGCAGGACATCAGCGACAGCGAGAGGAAGACCAGCTCAGCTGAGTCCTCGTCAG CGGAATCAGGGTCAGGttccgaggaggaggaggaggaggaggaggaggaggaggaggaagaggggagcagCAGCGAAGAGtcggagggggaggaggaagaggaggaggaggaggaggagaccggGAGCAACTCCGAGGACGCGTCCGCACAGTCAGCCG AGGAAGTGAGTGAAGAAGAAATGAGTGAAGAGGAGGAGCGAGAAAATGAAAACCACGTCCTGGTTG TTCCAGAGTCACGATTTGACCGCGATTCTGGAGAGAGCgaagagggggaagaggaggtgggCGAGGGCACCCCCCAGAGCAGCGCCCTCACCGAGGGGGACTTCGTGCCCGACTCCCCAGCCCTGTCACCCATCGAGCTCAAACAGGAGCTGCCCAAGTACCTGCCAGCCCTGCAG GGCTGTCGGAGTGTGGAGGAATTCCAGTGCCTGAACAGGATCGAAGAAGGCACTTACGGGGTGGTGTACAGAGCTAAGGACAAGAAAACAG ATGAAATCGTGGCTCTGAAGCGGCTGAaaatggagaaggagaaggagggctTCCCGATTACATCGCTGAGGGAGATCAACACCATCCTCAAGGCGCAGCACCCCAACATCGTCACCGTCAGG GAAATCGTCGTGGGCAGCAACATGGACAAGATCTACATCGTGATGAACTACGTGGAGCACGACCTCAAGAGCCTCATGGAAACCATGAAGCAGCCTTTCCTGCCAG GGGAGGTGAAGACCCTGATGATCCAGCTGCTGCGTGGGGTGAAGCACCTGCACGACAACTGGATCCTGCACCGAGACCTCAAGACGTCCAACCTGCTGCTGAGCCACGCTGGCATCCTCAAG GTGGGGGACTTCGGGCTGGCGCGGGAGTATGGGTCCCCTCTGAAGGCCTACACCCCGGTGGTCGTGACCTTGTGGTACCGTGCCCCCGAGCTGCTGCTCGGCGCCAAG GAGTACTCCACGGCCGTGGACATGTGGTCGGTGGGCTGCATCTTTGGGGAGCTGCTGACTCAGAAGCCGCTGTTCCCTGGGAAGTCGGAAATCGATCAAATCAACAAAGTGTTCAAG GACCTGGGGACCCCCAGTGAGAAAATCTGGCCCGGCTACAACGACCTCCCCGCCGTCAAGAAGATGACCTTCACCGAGTACCCGTATAACAACCTCCGCAAGCGCTTCGGGGCTCTGCTCTCAGATCAGGGCTTCGACCTCATGAACAA GTTTCTGACCTACTTCCCTGGAAGGAGGGTCAGCGCAGAGGACGGCCTCAAGCACGAGTATTTCCGCGAGACCCCCCTCCCCATCGACCCCTCCATGTTCCCCACATGGCCCGCCAAGAGCGAACAGCAGAGGGTGAAGCGGGGCACCAGCCCCCGGCCACCAGAGGGAGGCCTGGGCTACAGCCAGCTG GGTGACGACGACCTGAAGGAGACAGGCTTCCACCTCACAACCACGAACCAGGGGGCCTCAGCCGCGGGCCCAGGCTTCAGCCTCAAGTTCTGA